From Cannabis sativa cultivar Pink pepper isolate KNU-18-1 chromosome 8, ASM2916894v1, whole genome shotgun sequence, a single genomic window includes:
- the LOC115701065 gene encoding probable WRKY transcription factor 69: MDRRFHTTSYPEDSEQHVSGNGPDSPSSGDDMNKTTSFEEPSPKKSKRGVQKRVVSVPISDVEGSKNKGEAYPPSDSWAWRKYGQKPIKGSPYPRGYYRCSSSKGCPARKQVERSRVDPTKLIITYACDHNHPIPTKSHLSTSAAAAVAAAAAASSAAAAGSTPATSSSSGAEDALPAKAPEGVIAVFSGQAELVSDGSASLLSGCGYRHQWFDDDDVVSTAVVLESPFMERDGAYMDDDFSMAFSSVVSGEDESLFADLGELPECSVVFRRRIVEPEDQNRRCSLSAVPCCGSTG; encoded by the exons ATGGACCGTCGATTTCACACTACGTCTTACCCAGAAGACAGCGAACAACACGTATCTGGAAATGGTCCGGATTCTCCCTCCTCCGGAGACGATATGAACAAAACGACCTCGTTTGAGGAGCCATCACCTAAGAAAAG TAAAAGGGGTGTACAGAAGAGAGTTGTGTCAGTGCCGATTAGTGACGTGGAGGGATCTAAGAACAAAGGAGAGGCGTATCCACCGTCCGATTCGTGGGCCTGGAGGAAGTACGGCCAAAAGCCCATCAAGGGATCTCCTTATCCCAG ggGATATTATCGATGTAGTAGTTCGAAGGGTTGCCCCGCTAGAAAACAAGTGGAGAGAAGCCGTGTGGACCCCACAAAGCTCATAATCACCTACGCTTGCGATCACAACCATCCAATTCCCACCAAATCACATTTATCCACCTCAGCAGCCGCCGCAGTAGCAGCAGCAGCTGCCGCATCCTCCGCCGCAGCAGCCGGATCTACACCTGCCACGTCATCCTCATCCGGCGCCGAAGATGCTCTTCCTGCCAAAGCTCCTGAAGGGGTGATCGCGGTGTTCTCTGGCCAAGCTGAGCTCGTCAGTGATGGCTCGGCTTCGTTGCTCAGTGGCTGTGGATATCGCCACCAGTGGTTCGACGACGACGACGTCGTTTCGACGGCCGTTGTACTGGAGAGCCCGTTTATGGAGAGAGACGGTGCTTACATGGACGATGATTTTTCGATGGCGTTTTCTTCGGTAGTGAGTGGGGAGGATGAGTCTCTGTTTGCCGATCTCGGTGAGCTACCGGAGTGTTCGGTAGTGTTTCGGCGGCGAATCGTGGAGCCGGAGGACCAGAACAGGAGGTGTAGCCTGAGTGCGGTTCCCTGCTGCGGCAGCACAGGATAG
- the LOC115699617 gene encoding uncharacterized protein LOC115699617, with translation MSAMECNKEEAVRAMGLAEKKMHSNDFPGAHKIAQKAQRLFPDLENISQLLAVCEVHCSAQVKVGTEKDWYKILQIEQTVDGATIKKQYRKLALLLHPDKNKFAGAEAAFKLIGEANMVLSDQAKRSGYDMKYRVVNRTKPSASIHQSNVGTYAQQQYGASVNLQNFPRAQYAHQYPYQQAQPTFWTCCPFCSVRYQYYKAFVNKLLVCQSCQKNYVAHDMGVQGAPPRSVRAPFPNHGPPIVPSQCNNGNFSDERSPNSFPRPPQMPKAGPAAKPSRQSKVDEKDTKAPVTKQRKSKKSGSSEHTNRKRGRRLVEESSESHDTEAETEDVYNNNVFDSSKLSEVQNRRRSSRQKQNISYKDNLSDDDDFVSPPKRSKVTTSSSSGEEDNENSFVNGGTNKVDESHKEESMQFDSFADKDRFPSKKSDDSSELTANETSDSEHFTCPDPEFSDFEEDKKKNGFAVNQIWACYDPVDAMPRYYAQIKNVLSSKFEIRWLESAPDDEMGKKWVKSKLPVACGRYKLKGYDEVDLTMFSHKMYSIKVKGTQLIRFVYPRKGETWALFQNWDINWSSDPKKQLPFQYEYVEIQSDFTEGAGVSVAFLGRVKGFTCLFQLINETAPFQIPPNELYRFSHRIPSFRMTGDEREDVPKGSYEFDPASLPPSFFKVCDEEDVKMDNNVTPADQLPVSGMSENNSKSETLISRKSPRKCNGNDKASGSQSTFVDTVKNEINQGSVTASNGSATVPQADEKIKTPMKQGINHDIDFKLRRSPRDLTKKSESVSNHHSNSEKVENSDSSSRAQFNNCNRVKNNSFQECCDFTQQRSQENFKHGQIWAVRTDENVFPKTYAKVTRIETTPEFQVHVALLELCSTLKGAIQSVSCGTFQVKSGVNKPFPLSAFSHCLNVKASSNKYEIYPRKGEIWAMLKNQHNEQTSKLLLDIDYDIVEVMEEHDQSVQVAILIQVAGFKSMFKAPRIQRSKTGLLDIPRDKMGKFSHQIPAVQHTGEKDSRLAGCWELDPLSLPRSLISLD, from the coding sequence ATGTCAGCTATGGAGTGCAACAAAGAGGAGGCTGTTAGGGCAATGGGGCTTGCTGAGAAAAAGATGCACAGTAATGATTTTCCAGGAGCACATAAGATTGCACAGAAGGCTCAGCGGCTCTTTCCTGATCTTGAGAACATTTCTCAATTGCTGGCTGTCTGTGAAGTTCACTGCTCAGCCCAGGTGAAAGTAGGCACTGAAAAGGACTGGTATAAAATTCTACAGATTGAACAGACAGTTGATGGGGCAACTATTAAGAAACAGTACAGAAAGCTTGCTCTCCTGCTTCATCCTGACAAGAACAAGTTTGCTGGTGCTGAAGCTGCTTTTAAGCTGATTGGCGAGGCTAATATGGTGCTCTCAGATCAAGCTAAACGTTCCGGTTATGACATGAAGTATCGAGTTGTAAATAGAACTAAGCCATCGGCATCAATCCACCAGTCAAATGTGGGCACATATGCTCAGCAACAGTATGGTGCTTCAGTCAATCTCCAGAATTTTCCTCGCGCACAGTATGCTCACCAATATCCATATCAGCAGGCGCAACCGACTTTTTGGACATGCTGCCCATTCTGTAGTGTGAGGTACCAGTATTATAAAGCTTTTGTGAATAAACTGTTAGTCTGTCAAAGCTGCCAGAAAAACTACGTCGCCCATGATATGGGTGTTCAAGGTGCACCGCCAAGATCTGTTCGGGCTCCATTTCCAAATCATGGCCCTCCAATAGTGCCCTCACAATGCAATAATGGAAACTTCTCGGACGAGAGATCCCCAAACTCGTTTCCTCGCCCACCACAAATGCCGAAGGCAGGACCTGCTGCTAAGCCTAGCAGACAGTCCAAAGTGGACGAGAAAGATACCAAGGCACCAGTGACTAAGCAACGGAAGTCCAAGAAATCAGGATCTTCTGAACATACAAATAGAAAGAGAGGGAGGAGGTTAGTTGAGGAATCAAGTGAAAGTCATGACACTGAAGCTGAAACTGAAGATGTTTATAATAACAATGTTTTTGATTCCTCTAAATTAAGTGAAGTCCAAAATCGTAGGAGATCTTCAAGACAGAAGCAGAATATTTCTTACAAAGACAATTtaagtgatgatgatgattttgtAAGTCCCCCAAAAAGGTCTAAGGTGACCACATCATCTAGTTCTGGTGAAGAGGACAATGAAAACAGTTTTGTTAATGGTGGAACAAATAAAGTTGATGAATCTCATAAGGAAGAGTCCATGCAGTTTGATAGTTTTGCAGACAAGGACAGGTTTCCAAGCAAAAAGAGTGATGATAGTTCTGAATTGACGGCAAATGAAACATCTGATTCAGAGCACTTTACATGTCCTGATCCTGAATTCAGTGATTTTGaagaagataaaaagaaaaatggctTTGCTGTTAATCAGATATGGGCTTGTTATGATCCAGTAGATGCCATGCCAAGATACTATGCTCAAATTAAGAATGTTCTTTCCTCTAAATTTGAGATCCGCTGGCTGGAGTCTGCTCCAGATGACGAAATGGGAAAAAAATGGGTTAAAAGTAAATTGCCGGTTGCGTGTGGCAGGTACAAACTGAAGGGTTATGACGAGGTTGATCTCACTATGTTTTCACACAAGATGTACTCCATAAAAGTGAAAGGTACCCAATTGATTCGTTTTGTATATCCTAGAAAGGGTGAAACTTGGGCTCTCTTCCAGAATTGGGATATTAATTGGAGTTCTGACCCCAAAAAGCAATTACCTTTTCAATATGAATATGTAGAGATACAGTCAGATTTTACAGAAGGTGCTGGTGTTTCTGTAGCTTTTTTAGGGAGAGTAAAAGGGTTTACCTGTCTATTTCAGCTAATTAATGAAACTGCGCCATTTCAAATTCCACCTAATGAGCTATACAGATTTTCTCATCGAATTCCCTCTTTTAGAATGACGGGTGATGAAAGAGAAGATGTTCCTAAAGGATCTTATGAATTTGATCCAGCTTCTTTACCCCCCAGTTTCTTCAAGGTTTGTGACGAGGAAGATGTGAAAATGGATAATAATGTCACTCCTGCTGATCAGCTCCCTGTATCTGGCATGTCCGAAAACAATTCCAAAAGtgaaactttgatatctagaaAGTCTCCAAGGAAGTGTAATGGCAATGATAAAGCAAGTGGGAGCCAAAGCACTTTTGTAGACACAGTTAAGAATGAAATAAACCAAGGTAGTGTTACTGCATCCAATGGAAGTGCCACTGTACCTCAGGCTGATGAGAAGATTAAGACACCAATGAAGCAGGGAATCAATCATGACATTGACTTTAAACTCAGAAGGTCTCCGAGGGATTTAACCAAGAAAAGTGAATCGGTATCAAACCATCATTCAAACTCTGAAAAGGTTGAGAACTCTGACAGCTCATCCCGTGCTCAGTTTAACAATTGTAACAGAGTGAAAAACAATTCTTTCCAGGAATGCTGCGACTTTACTCAGCAAAGGTCCCAGGAAAACTTTAAGCATGGTCAGATATGGGCTGTGCGAACTGATGAGAATGTGTTTCCCAAGACCTATGCTAAAGTTACAAGGATCGAGACGACTCCTGAATTCCAGGTCCATGTGGCGTTACTTGAGCTTTGCTCTACACTGAAAGGTGCAATCCAGTCAGTTTCTTGTGGGACCTTCCAAGTTAAAAGTGGAGTTAATAAGCCCTTTCCACTTTCAGCATTCTCCCATtgtttgaatgtcaaagctagtagtaataaatatgaaatttaccCTCGTAAGGGAGAAATTTGGGCAATGTTGAAGAACCAGCACAATGAGCAGACTTCTAAGCTGTTGCTGGATATTGATTATGACATTGTGGAAGTGATGGAAGAACATGACCAGAGCGTTCAAGTTGCTATTCTTATTCAAGTCGCTGGCTTTAAATCAATGTTCAAGGCTCCAAGGATCCAGAGATCAAAAACTGGTTTGCTTGACATACCGCGCGACAAAATGGGTAAATTTTCGCATCAAATTCCTGCGGTGCAACATACAGGAGAGAAAGATAGCCGCCTTGCAGGATGTTGGGAGCTCGATCCATTATCTCTTCCTCGTAGTTTAATTTCCTTAGATTGA
- the LOC115701543 gene encoding uncharacterized protein LOC115701543: MARKYSSESSDDDDLKNQRDRSSHRRGSRRDSKSYSRRKETDSSDSDRRSKTIRDQRGSSDGDRENVADVGAKDRGRWRPSDEEDGKVSRRTDGELETDKKVGQLEKDQIRQHDKRNREREPGEIVDVREFDQGTEEDDRRRRRDHRGGEKTHRHDNGRRNRDRYSRRYSDDDSDREYRKTSERKRDWKVDEKQSGHRTKDDDLKTHREKESVKEQFEAGRALEKPKPQGHSATESNPTMDTSNFGKSGGVYIPPFKLARMLKEVDDKSSVEYQRLTWDALRKSINGLVNKVNATNIKNIIPELFAENLIRGRGLFCRSCMKSQMASPGFTDVFAALVAVVNTKFREVGDLLLRRIVLQLKRAYKRNDKPQLLAAVKFIAHLVNQQVAHEIIALELLTVLLENPTDDSVEVAVGFVTECGSILQDLSPKGLHGIFERFRGILHEGEIDKRVQFLIEGLFAVRKAKFQGYPAVRPELDLVEQEDQWTHEISLEEEIDPEITLDIFKADPNFLESEKRYEELKKNILGEESEDEEGSDGEDDEDEDDEDEDESDEDEEERMEIKDETETNLVNLRRTIYLTIMSSVDFEEAGHKLLKIKLEPGQEMELCIMLLECCSQERTYLRYYGLLGQRFCMINKVHQENFEKCFVQQYSMIHRLETNKLRNVAKFFAHLLGTDALPWHVLAYIRLTEEDTTSSSRIFIKILFQELSEHLGIRLLNERLSDPSMLDSYESIFPRDNPKNTRFAINFFTSIGLGGITENLREYLRNMPRLIIQQNNAADSDDESSDSSESESSSSESESSDESDSGKDEKKRRKRRRR, from the exons ATGGCGAGGAAATACAGCAGTGAATCTAGTGATGATGACGATCTGAAAAATCAGAGAGACAGAAGTAGCCATCGTCGTGGTAGTAGAAGGGATTCAAAATCTTACAGTCGTCGCAAGGAAACTGATTCCTCCGATTCTGACAGGAGGAGTAAGACTATAAGAGATCAGCGAGGTAGTAGTGACGGTGATAGGGAAAATGTGGCTGATGTGGGGGCTAAGGATAGAGGTCGATGGAGGCCAAGTGATGAAGAAGACGGAAAGGTCTCAAGGAGAACTGATGGTGAACTTGAGACAGATAAAAAAGTTGGTCAGCTAGAAAAGGATCAAATTCGTCAACATGATAAGAGGAACAGAGAGCGAGAGCCTGGAGAGATAGTTGATGTGAGAGAATTCGATCAAGGTACTGAAGAAGATGATAGACGTAGGAGAAGGGATCATCGGGGTGGGGAGAAGACCCATCGGCATGATAATGGTCGTAGAAATCGGGATAGGTATTCTCGTCGCTATTCAGATGATGATTCTGATAGAGAGTATCGCAAAACATCAGAGAGAAAAAGGGACTGGAAAGTTGATGAAAAGCAGAGTGGACACAGAACCAAAGATGATGACTTAAAAACTCATAGGGAAAAAGAGAGTGTAAAAGAACAATTTGAAGCTGGTAGGGCACTTGAAAAGCCTAAACCTCAGGGGCATTCTGCAACCGAAAGCAATCCAACAATGGATACATCAAATTTTGGTAAGAGTGGTGGAGTTTACATTCCTCCATTCAAGTTGGCTAGGATGTTGAAAGAAGTTGACGATAAAAGTAGTGTTGAATACCAGCGATTAACTTGGGATGCCCTCCGGAAGAGTATAAACGGGCTTGTGAATAAGGTCAATGctacaaatataaaaaacatTATTCCGGAACTTTTCGCAGAGAATCTGATCAGGGGCAGGGGTTTGTTCTGCCGATCTTGTATGAAGTCGCAAATGGCATCTCCAGGATTTACAGATGTTTTTGCTGCTTTGGTTGCTGTTGTCAACACCAAGTTTCGTGAGGTTGGTGATCTTTTATTAAGAAGGATAGTATTGCAGCTCAAACGAGCATACAAGCGGAATGACAAG CCACAATTACTAGCTGCTGTTAAGTTTATAGCACATCTGGTAAATCAACAAGTGGCACACGAAATTATTGCTTTAGAATTGCTCACTGTGCTTCTTGAGAACCCAACTGACGACAGCGTTGAAGTTGCTGTGGGCTTTGTGACAGAGTGTGGTTCTATTCTCCAGGATCTTTCTCCAAAGGGATTGCATG GTATTTTTGAACGATTCCGTGGAATTCTTCATGAAGGAGAAATAGACAAAAGGGTTCAATTCTTAATTGAAGGCTTATTTGCAGTTCGAAAAGCAAAGTTTCAG GGTTACCCCGCTGTGCGTCCAGAACTGGACCTTGTGGAACAAGAAGATCAGTGGACACATGAGATTTCTCTTGAAGAGGAGATAGATCCAGAAATCACACTCG ATATTTTCAAAGCGGACCCTAATTTCCTTGAGAGCGAAAAGCGTTATGAAGAGCTAAAGAAGAACATACTTGGAGAGGAGTCTGAGGATGAAGAAGGTTCAGATGGTgaggatgatgaagatgaagatgatgagGATGAGGATGAGTCTGACGAAGATGAAGAAGAGCGGATGGAGATAAAGGATGAGACGGAGACAAATCTCGTAAACCTTCGTAGGACAATATACTTGACGATAATGTCAAGTGTGGACTTTGAGGAGGCTGGTCATAAGCTGCTTAAGATTAAACTTGAGCCTGGTCAAGAG ATGGAGCTTTGCATCATGCTTTTGGAATGTTGCAGTCAAGAGAGAACCTACTTAAGATATTATGGTCTTTTGGGCCAGCGGTTCTGTATGATAAACAAAGTTCACCaggaaaattttgagaaatgctTTGTCCAGCAATATTCTATGATTCATCGGCTCGAAACAAATAAGCTGCGCAATGTTGCAAAGTTTTTTGCCCATTTACTTGGTACAGATGCTTTACCTTGGCATGTATTGGCCTACATTCGTTTAACGGAAGAGGATACTACTTCGTCCTCTCGAATCTTTATCAAGATTCTCTTCCAG GAATTATCTGAGCATCTTGGCATCCGATTGCTGAACGAACGACTCTCAGACCCTTCAATGCTTGATTCATACGAGTCTATTTTTCCAAGGGATAATCCGAAGAACACTCGATTTGCCATCAACTTCTTCACGTCAATTGGTCTTGGAGGTATCACTGAGAACTTGAGAGAGTATTTGAGGAACATGCCGCGCCTTATTATTCAACAGAACAATGCGGCGGACTCCGATGATGAATCATCTGATAGCTCGGAGTCTGAGTCATCAAGTTCCGAGTCAGAATCTTCAGATGAAAGTGATTCTGGTAAGGATGAAAAGAAACGTAGGAAGCGCCGCAGGCGATAG